The Pricia mediterranea genome includes a window with the following:
- a CDS encoding AraC family transcriptional regulator produces MKNGLISFDMEFVCEKIFVPTNHSFITRRLPLSSNARIHSHKNFELNYIVSGAGRRIVGDNISGFEKGDLVLMGPELPHCWEVLDDRDETTPASIVTHFSENITESDFFKMPELETVLRLLKQANRGIRFKPDNDLKIRTILTEMASSKGLEYYIGLLRIFNLLIKIEDRERLSNPINQSSVFSKNIEKINKVYEYVFQNIHEGIRLNDAAAVLNMAPSSFCRFFKKKTGNTFMEYVKNVRVGIAAKLLAETDKQITQICFESGYNNLANFNHYFKANMGKTPSEYRKNFQ; encoded by the coding sequence TTGAAAAACGGGTTAATATCCTTCGACATGGAATTCGTTTGCGAAAAAATATTTGTGCCTACCAATCACTCGTTCATCACCCGGAGGCTGCCTCTGTCATCGAATGCCAGAATTCATTCGCACAAAAATTTTGAACTCAATTATATTGTATCGGGTGCTGGCAGGAGAATCGTAGGGGACAACATCTCGGGTTTTGAAAAAGGGGATTTGGTGCTCATGGGGCCTGAATTACCGCACTGCTGGGAAGTACTCGATGATCGGGACGAAACAACACCAGCTAGTATTGTCACGCACTTTTCGGAAAACATCACCGAATCGGACTTCTTTAAAATGCCCGAACTTGAAACAGTCCTTAGACTGCTAAAACAAGCGAACCGGGGAATTCGGTTTAAGCCTGACAATGACCTGAAAATAAGGACAATTTTGACCGAAATGGCTTCCAGCAAAGGACTTGAATATTATATCGGGCTTCTAAGGATATTCAATCTTTTAATTAAAATCGAAGATCGGGAACGGCTTTCCAACCCGATAAACCAATCTTCGGTCTTTTCGAAGAATATCGAGAAAATAAACAAGGTCTACGAATATGTTTTTCAGAACATACATGAAGGTATTCGACTTAACGATGCGGCTGCGGTACTGAACATGGCTCCCAGTTCTTTCTGTCGGTTTTTTAAAAAGAAGACGGGGAATACGTTTATGGAATACGTAAAAAACGTGAGAGTCGGTATTGCTGCCAAACTATTGGCGGAGACGGATAAACAGATTACCCAAATCTGTTTCGAAAGCGGCTATAACAATCTGGCCAATTTCAACCATTATTTTAAGGCCAATATGGGGAAAACCCCTTCGGAGTACCGTAAAAACTTTCAGTGA
- a CDS encoding PKD domain-containing protein, with translation MIKRKTLLIFGTVVSMMLLSSCSSDDDSKQDFPFSADIFHSVQGKRVAFQGLTNSASGWKWDFGDGTTSTEQNPVHVYQEGGYYVATLTATGENGGTETSKVNLALDLPPYALLTGDYTAEDYQGKTWKLSSGHSVNDYFANSDAALSPFDGAPNPLPAGIFGGGLGMAEVYEDEFTFYFDGTYSHDVKADGAAFSGLVFQFATTGGEGIVNDGGSDFGLCTGRYTPEADATFTYVENEDFEIASVYGPGGKLIYQDVSTLAFSGSEFVGFYDFERKVILQNITNDSMRLVMFLAASPDAIGVNTNALVLTFEVVQ, from the coding sequence ATGATCAAGAGAAAAACCTTACTGATTTTCGGGACGGTAGTTTCGATGATGTTGTTATCGTCATGTAGCTCCGATGACGATTCGAAGCAAGACTTTCCGTTCTCTGCCGATATCTTCCACAGTGTCCAAGGCAAACGGGTAGCATTTCAAGGATTGACCAATAGTGCGTCCGGTTGGAAGTGGGATTTTGGGGATGGAACAACAAGTACGGAACAAAATCCGGTTCATGTATATCAAGAGGGGGGGTATTATGTCGCTACCTTAACGGCTACAGGTGAAAATGGAGGTACTGAAACTTCCAAGGTAAACCTGGCCTTGGATCTGCCACCGTACGCCTTGTTGACCGGTGATTACACGGCGGAGGATTATCAGGGTAAAACGTGGAAACTTTCTAGCGGCCATTCCGTCAACGATTATTTTGCCAATTCGGATGCGGCACTTTCTCCTTTCGACGGCGCGCCGAACCCGTTACCCGCCGGTATTTTTGGAGGAGGTCTTGGGATGGCCGAGGTCTACGAGGACGAATTCACGTTTTATTTTGACGGCACCTATTCACACGATGTGAAAGCCGATGGTGCTGCCTTTAGCGGTCTGGTTTTTCAATTTGCGACTACGGGCGGAGAGGGAATCGTTAACGACGGAGGTTCCGATTTCGGACTTTGTACCGGTCGCTATACGCCAGAGGCCGATGCGACCTTCACCTATGTGGAAAATGAGGATTTTGAAATAGCCTCGGTTTACGGTCCCGGCGGGAAATTGATCTATCAAGATGTCAGCACCCTCGCTTTTTCGGGCAGTGAATTCGTGGGATTCTATGATTTTGAGAGAAAAGTGATTCTCCAGAATATTACGAACGATTCCATGAGATTGGTGATGTTTCTGGCTGCATCGCCGGATGCCATCGGAGTGAACACCAACGCACTGGTATTGACCTTTGAGGTTGTTCAATAA
- a CDS encoding dihydrodipicolinate synthase family protein, which yields MKLPLKGIIPPMVTPLSEAQTLDCKGLKNLIEHLLEGGVSGIFLLGTNGEGPSLSYALRKQLISEACNIVDKRVPVLVGITDTSFGGSLEIAHHAQRAGADALVVAPPYYFPLSEKEIIDYFRALAPLLPLPFLIYNIPSCTKLNLSPKTVKSVKELGAIGVKDSSGDEAMLYAFIEAFKDTPDFSVIVGNELFLSNAVLEGGHGAVAGGANVFPKLFVALYEASLSKDKQRITKIQKVILRMHDTIYKVEDSPTRSIKAIKCALSIMGICEDHMAAPLFRLNGNRRSKIEGYLQEFESVTHIRSPL from the coding sequence ATGAAATTGCCCCTGAAAGGTATCATCCCGCCTATGGTCACTCCCTTGTCGGAAGCCCAAACCTTGGACTGCAAGGGTCTGAAAAATCTCATCGAACATCTCCTGGAAGGAGGTGTAAGCGGAATCTTCCTGTTGGGCACCAATGGTGAGGGCCCTAGTTTGAGCTATGCGCTGCGAAAGCAACTGATTTCCGAAGCCTGTAATATCGTGGACAAAAGGGTTCCGGTCCTGGTCGGGATAACCGATACTTCTTTTGGGGGAAGCCTGGAAATTGCACATCACGCCCAAAGGGCCGGGGCCGATGCCCTTGTGGTGGCACCGCCTTATTACTTTCCGCTTTCCGAAAAAGAAATAATCGATTATTTTCGAGCACTCGCGCCCTTACTGCCCTTACCTTTTTTAATCTATAATATACCCAGTTGCACCAAACTGAACCTCTCTCCAAAAACCGTAAAAAGTGTCAAGGAACTCGGCGCCATCGGAGTAAAGGATAGTTCGGGCGACGAAGCGATGCTATACGCCTTTATCGAGGCCTTTAAGGATACTCCGGATTTTTCGGTAATTGTAGGGAACGAGCTCTTTTTGTCCAACGCTGTCTTGGAAGGCGGTCATGGTGCAGTTGCCGGAGGGGCCAATGTGTTCCCCAAATTATTCGTGGCGCTGTACGAGGCCTCCCTATCCAAGGACAAACAGCGTATCACAAAAATCCAAAAAGTGATTTTACGGATGCATGACACGATATATAAGGTAGAAGATTCACCTACCAGAAGTATCAAGGCCATAAAATGTGCCCTGTCGATTATGGGAATCTGTGAAGACCACATGGCCGCTCCGCTGTTTAGGTTGAACGGCAATAGACGGAGTAAAATCGAAGGATACCTGCAAGAGTTCGAAAGCGTAACACACATCCGCTCCCCGTTATAA
- a CDS encoding PHP domain-containing protein, translating to MNRTKKQNLFLALVMLSIIILSTVFQFKVHFEDALLQSPAPGYKVDISIWRIIFEPILGPLLYLNRSLYVLEELPLALFWGFIFYVGYSAVKKFRGSRFRRDMLYRQLANLPLIIGLCFALFVVVLFIPLPNNTIRNTTDDTVLVTSHAHTEFSHDGLISQENMWKWHKRNGFDAFFITDHANHKKSLEFSQEQKEGKFPIDPLVLVGQEFSGTNHMSLLGLNGEFETKGMEDKAVIDSVHRYGGAVIINHWFDGKGRRKEVYAALGADGFEIENTGTDLYYDRDVFKQLRKFCEENGLIMIGGLDFHGYGKACSLYNAFEIPDWDILGHSGKKQAVLNILKEGPQEKIKILIYKDRPFYPKANLVFRPFLTTVNYFRTLNWAQILSWALWIFLFQSIVNRTEKSVLLRNNGLLVLSNIGAIFLMGIGVHYYLRGKAVIGYNDIYSEYSLLLGPIGLGLLLYVLAVAYYRFSKRKSAKSDSVHEKTTINF from the coding sequence ATGAACAGGACAAAAAAACAAAACCTCTTCCTTGCGCTTGTAATGCTGTCCATTATTATACTGTCCACTGTTTTTCAATTTAAAGTACATTTTGAGGACGCTCTGTTACAAAGTCCGGCCCCGGGGTATAAGGTCGATATTTCAATCTGGCGGATTATTTTCGAGCCGATTTTAGGTCCTTTGCTCTATCTGAACCGATCTCTATATGTTTTGGAGGAGCTACCCTTGGCCTTGTTCTGGGGATTTATTTTTTACGTAGGCTATAGTGCTGTAAAAAAATTCAGAGGGAGCCGTTTCAGAAGGGACATGCTCTATCGACAACTGGCAAACCTACCCCTGATAATCGGCCTTTGCTTTGCGCTTTTCGTTGTGGTGCTGTTTATCCCTTTACCGAACAATACGATTAGGAACACCACCGACGATACGGTTTTGGTAACTTCGCATGCCCATACCGAGTTCAGCCATGATGGACTGATATCCCAAGAAAATATGTGGAAATGGCATAAGAGAAACGGTTTTGATGCCTTTTTCATTACCGACCATGCCAACCACAAAAAGAGTCTTGAATTTTCCCAAGAGCAAAAAGAAGGAAAGTTTCCTATAGATCCCTTAGTGCTGGTAGGCCAGGAATTCTCGGGCACCAATCATATGAGCCTGTTAGGGCTTAATGGGGAATTCGAAACCAAGGGAATGGAGGATAAAGCGGTAATTGATTCGGTGCATCGATACGGTGGTGCGGTGATTATAAATCATTGGTTCGATGGCAAGGGAAGAAGGAAAGAAGTCTATGCAGCGCTTGGAGCGGATGGTTTTGAAATAGAAAATACCGGCACAGACCTCTATTATGACCGGGATGTTTTCAAACAGTTGCGGAAATTCTGTGAGGAGAACGGACTTATCATGATCGGCGGCCTCGATTTTCACGGTTACGGAAAAGCGTGTTCCCTATACAATGCCTTTGAAATCCCGGATTGGGATATCCTGGGTCACAGCGGAAAAAAGCAAGCTGTCCTGAACATCCTAAAAGAAGGTCCGCAGGAGAAAATTAAGATTTTAATATACAAAGACCGTCCTTTTTACCCGAAAGCTAATCTTGTTTTTCGTCCTTTTCTGACGACGGTCAACTATTTTAGAACCTTGAATTGGGCCCAGATATTGTCGTGGGCCCTATGGATATTCCTTTTTCAGAGTATTGTCAATCGTACTGAAAAGTCGGTTCTTTTAAGGAATAATGGGCTTTTAGTCCTAAGTAACATAGGCGCCATCTTTTTGATGGGTATAGGCGTTCACTATTATCTCAGGGGAAAGGCGGTAATCGGCTATAACGATATCTATTCTGAATATAGTCTATTATTGGGCCCAATTGGTCTGGGGCTGCTGTTGTACGTTTTGGCCGTTGCTTATTATAGGTTTTCAAAGCGAAAAAGTGCCAAGAGCGATTCAGTACACGAAAAGACTACCATTAATTTCTAA
- a CDS encoding SusC/RagA family TonB-linked outer membrane protein, producing the protein MQHHDIMEKYTATKAHINRISTVFLISLLALAGLTAQAQSVSEVTGTVIASEDGTPLPGVSIVLKGTATGVTTDFDGNYSINVPNREGILVFSYLGFETLEINVNGQSTINVTLNAGTQALDEVVVTALGIKREEKSLGYSVEEVAGEELTRVAQENVLNALSGKVAGVTLNSTGGTGSSVSMVIRGAISLSSDNQPLFVIDGVPVSNSLNNIGGFGDDNRVDYGNAISDLDPNSIEDVSILKGPSAAALYGSRAGNGVVLITTKKAQDNQRMKVSVTSSTVFDIPYKFLEKQNRFASGLFSHSPESQGGSNLLPPVTLSGGNGGPELDQGYFAVQWNAPLDANGVPIPTELKSYPNNVNDFVQTGITTTNGVTVTNSTEALNYRVGVTNMRNTGLIPNSDVKRNSFSLSASSTLSEKLTVSTNVNVIHSYADNRPASNRGANPLQWAYSTPANIDLNDLKDYDLPGTDVLTLAPGYNNPWFLANEVNNSYSRFRVFGNLAMDWQISPSFSLRTSYNLNTFSQTQETKMSPGYDNEPNNGTYGISKTDGMETNVDLLATFTKDFGAFDMTVSGGGNLMYQKNTGLNNSAFSSVGLIVPDLFTVDNIAPTALNYSSFTSERAINSVYALGNFGFMDMLYLDVTARNDWSSTLPVDNRSYFYPSASLSFLVSELVDIPKVDLLKLRGGWARVGNDTDPFQLLAYYNNEGSWDNAVLYSAGNLNTPSLEPEEATSQEFGLDLSMFNNRLRFEGTYYTVENKNQIIRVPIAGSSGSTSVGINAGVLESKGWELSLGATPLWSDHFNWDLNLNFTTNESKILALTEGVDYIEFWSDNKSVSRGYVRNLATGEDGLVGNLYSPKILRVTDENSPYFNYPLIGQGEDSEWLATEERYKVGNYNPDFIMGLQSSFSYRNFTLNLTFDWRSGGQYMSQTSRYMVEDGYGQQLLDNIVNPGISEPGPELKQWVLDNADEYIYGENFISIGGTPGNGGFPESFSGDVVYDGIFNAGVVGSHDENGNFILDHENLGDEGTTFLPFSVANPWDFGVTHMFDADYIKLREISFSYDLPYKFVERAGLDNLSVSLYSRNIMLWTKDSNFGIDPERAFQAESGTDNRGTQFKQGIERYNVDPWVVPVGIKIGVSF; encoded by the coding sequence ATGCAACACCACGACATTATGGAAAAATATACCGCTACCAAGGCCCATATCAACCGTATCTCAACGGTCTTTCTCATTTCGCTCTTGGCATTGGCCGGTCTTACCGCGCAGGCACAATCGGTCAGCGAGGTTACAGGTACGGTCATCGCTTCCGAAGACGGAACCCCCTTGCCAGGGGTCAGTATCGTATTAAAAGGAACCGCGACAGGAGTAACCACGGATTTCGATGGCAACTATAGTATCAATGTACCCAATAGGGAAGGCATACTGGTATTTTCATATCTAGGATTTGAAACCTTGGAGATTAATGTTAATGGACAGTCCACCATCAATGTTACCTTAAACGCAGGCACCCAGGCCTTGGATGAGGTCGTGGTAACGGCCTTGGGCATAAAGCGCGAGGAAAAATCCCTGGGGTATTCCGTTGAAGAGGTTGCAGGCGAAGAACTGACCCGGGTGGCACAGGAGAATGTATTGAATGCCTTATCGGGCAAGGTCGCCGGGGTAACCCTAAATTCTACCGGAGGTACCGGATCTTCGGTAAGTATGGTCATTAGGGGTGCCATTTCATTAAGCTCCGATAATCAACCGCTTTTTGTGATAGACGGGGTACCGGTTTCCAATTCCTTGAACAATATTGGAGGTTTCGGTGACGACAACAGGGTAGACTACGGAAATGCCATTTCCGACCTAGATCCAAATAGTATAGAAGACGTTAGTATATTAAAAGGCCCGAGTGCTGCCGCCTTGTATGGATCCAGAGCCGGTAACGGAGTGGTGCTGATAACGACCAAAAAAGCACAAGACAACCAGAGAATGAAGGTTTCGGTTACATCCAGTACGGTTTTCGACATCCCCTACAAATTCTTGGAAAAACAGAATAGGTTTGCCTCGGGGTTATTTTCACATTCCCCGGAGTCGCAAGGTGGGAGCAACCTTCTTCCCCCAGTGACTTTGTCCGGCGGCAATGGTGGGCCAGAACTAGATCAGGGCTATTTTGCGGTGCAGTGGAACGCCCCCTTGGATGCCAATGGTGTTCCCATTCCAACCGAACTGAAATCCTATCCCAATAATGTCAATGATTTTGTCCAAACAGGTATTACCACAACCAACGGGGTTACGGTTACCAACAGTACCGAGGCCTTAAACTATAGGGTGGGGGTTACCAATATGCGGAACACGGGATTGATTCCAAATTCCGATGTCAAACGGAACAGTTTCTCCCTTTCGGCATCCTCCACCTTAAGCGAAAAGCTAACGGTAAGCACGAATGTAAACGTTATACATAGTTACGCAGATAACCGGCCGGCTTCCAACAGGGGCGCCAATCCCCTGCAATGGGCCTATTCTACCCCTGCCAACATTGATTTAAACGATCTAAAGGATTATGACCTTCCGGGAACCGACGTGCTGACCCTCGCCCCTGGGTACAACAACCCTTGGTTTTTGGCCAATGAGGTCAACAATAGCTATTCCAGGTTTCGTGTTTTCGGTAATTTGGCCATGGACTGGCAGATTTCCCCATCCTTTAGTCTTAGAACCAGTTATAACCTGAATACTTTCAGTCAGACCCAGGAAACGAAAATGTCACCGGGGTATGATAATGAGCCCAATAATGGCACCTACGGAATCTCTAAGACTGATGGCATGGAAACGAATGTTGACCTCTTGGCCACCTTCACCAAAGATTTCGGGGCTTTTGACATGACGGTTTCCGGGGGCGGTAATTTAATGTACCAAAAGAATACAGGTCTCAACAATTCCGCATTCTCCAGCGTAGGGCTTATAGTTCCCGACCTGTTTACGGTCGATAACATTGCCCCTACGGCCTTGAACTATTCCAGCTTCACGAGTGAAAGAGCGATAAATAGCGTGTATGCCTTAGGCAATTTTGGGTTTATGGATATGCTGTATTTGGACGTTACCGCAAGGAACGATTGGTCGAGTACCTTACCGGTCGATAACCGTTCCTATTTTTACCCTTCCGCTTCCTTGAGTTTTTTGGTCAGCGAGCTGGTGGATATCCCCAAGGTCGATCTTTTAAAATTAAGAGGAGGCTGGGCCAGGGTAGGGAACGATACCGACCCGTTTCAATTGTTGGCCTACTACAATAATGAGGGGAGTTGGGACAATGCCGTGCTATACAGTGCCGGCAATTTAAATACTCCCTCACTGGAACCGGAGGAGGCCACCTCGCAGGAATTCGGTCTTGATCTGTCCATGTTCAACAACAGGCTCCGTTTTGAGGGCACCTACTATACCGTCGAAAACAAGAATCAGATTATCCGCGTACCCATTGCCGGTTCTTCCGGAAGCACCAGCGTAGGCATCAACGCAGGGGTCTTGGAGAGCAAGGGATGGGAGCTTTCCCTGGGAGCCACACCGCTTTGGTCAGACCACTTCAATTGGGATCTGAACCTTAATTTCACCACCAATGAATCAAAGATCTTGGCCTTGACCGAGGGAGTGGATTATATAGAATTCTGGAGCGACAATAAAAGTGTTTCCAGGGGCTATGTGAGAAATCTTGCCACCGGGGAAGACGGATTGGTCGGAAATCTGTACTCCCCAAAAATTTTAAGAGTGACCGACGAAAATTCTCCTTATTTCAACTACCCTTTGATCGGCCAGGGTGAGGATTCGGAATGGCTGGCCACTGAGGAACGCTATAAAGTGGGCAATTACAATCCCGATTTTATCATGGGCCTACAGTCCAGTTTTTCGTACAGGAACTTTACCTTGAACTTGACCTTTGACTGGCGTTCAGGGGGGCAGTACATGTCACAGACCTCAAGGTACATGGTAGAAGATGGCTATGGTCAGCAGCTTTTGGACAATATCGTAAATCCAGGAATTTCCGAACCGGGCCCCGAACTCAAACAATGGGTATTGGATAATGCGGATGAATATATTTATGGGGAAAATTTTATTTCCATTGGCGGAACTCCCGGAAACGGCGGATTCCCCGAATCGTTCAGTGGTGACGTGGTCTACGATGGAATCTTTAATGCGGGCGTAGTCGGTTCCCATGATGAAAATGGGAACTTTATTTTAGACCATGAAAACCTTGGTGACGAAGGCACCACTTTTCTTCCTTTCTCGGTGGCCAACCCTTGGGACTTTGGGGTAACCCACATGTTCGATGCGGATTACATTAAGTTAAGGGAGATTTCATTCAGCTATGACCTTCCCTACAAATTTGTGGAAAGAGCCGGGTTAGATAATCTAAGTGTCTCGCTGTACAGTAGAAATATCATGTTATGGACCAAGGATTCCAATTTTGGAATAGATCCAGAAAGGGCATTCCAGGCGGAAAGCGGTACAGACAATAGGGGAACACAGTTTAAACAGGGCATTGAACGCTATAATGTAGATCCTTGGGTAGTTCCCGTCGGGATTAAAATTGGAGTATCATTCTAA
- a CDS encoding SusD/RagB family nutrient-binding outer membrane lipoprotein has product MKYGLKNSIGACALAFILLVSCHGLEELNENPNKIGSDNVDPNLLLANVIAEAAKSTVNLGFGDIAGVMQHTQKDGWSGGHNAYDWRNDSHSWNGYYSLLLDNRTLIAKAEEENLEFHIGVGLVMKSYLFGLVTDLWGDAPYSDALRGSEGAEFFDAPFDDQMDIYTGIFADLGRANTLLSKGQNAYSGIQASQDILYAGDASKWRKFANSLAVRFYMRLSAKEPSLAEEGLRRILSNPQQFPLILDVSDDANVAYVGTSPDNAWPTNTEFDDDPQGSYFRIKMAATLVDALQSLNDPRLGVWANPVETPIVLDPNAAGGDEIIDGERHVSQKLVDDHLDVVGVPVDFDKDYVGLPTQITLGPAFNLKKEFNQGSYNPHVSQLNDIYKDASGPLLQSRLSSAAEVHFIWAEAALKGWASGGAESHYNQGIKQSFEAWGVGGEYDDYISGEAAYGGTLEDIIEQKWIASWSSAAQSWFDYRRTGLPDLQTGPTAKRAALPLRFYYHIDEIDNNSANAESAIEKLQPTSFKGEDSSNNSAWSKMWLLQGTNQPY; this is encoded by the coding sequence ATGAAATATGGTCTAAAAAATAGCATAGGGGCGTGTGCCTTGGCATTTATCCTTTTGGTTTCCTGCCATGGTTTGGAAGAATTGAACGAGAACCCGAATAAAATTGGCTCCGATAACGTGGACCCTAATCTTTTACTGGCCAACGTGATTGCCGAAGCTGCAAAAAGTACGGTAAATTTAGGTTTTGGGGATATTGCCGGGGTAATGCAGCATACCCAAAAAGACGGATGGTCCGGTGGCCATAACGCCTACGATTGGAGAAACGATTCCCATAGTTGGAACGGATACTACAGCCTTTTGCTTGACAACAGAACCTTGATCGCAAAGGCGGAAGAAGAGAACCTGGAATTCCATATAGGGGTAGGCCTGGTCATGAAATCCTATTTATTCGGTCTTGTAACCGACCTTTGGGGAGATGCGCCGTATTCCGATGCCTTAAGGGGATCCGAGGGAGCCGAGTTTTTCGATGCGCCGTTCGATGATCAAATGGATATTTATACCGGCATATTCGCGGATTTGGGTAGGGCCAACACCTTATTGTCCAAAGGTCAGAATGCATATTCCGGCATTCAGGCGAGTCAGGATATCTTGTACGCAGGTGACGCCTCGAAATGGAGAAAGTTTGCCAATTCTTTGGCAGTACGCTTTTATATGCGATTGTCCGCTAAGGAGCCAAGCCTTGCCGAGGAAGGCCTAAGAAGAATTTTGAGCAATCCGCAGCAATTTCCGTTGATTTTGGATGTCTCGGATGACGCAAACGTGGCTTATGTCGGAACCAGTCCGGATAACGCATGGCCAACCAACACGGAGTTCGATGACGACCCACAGGGCAGCTATTTTAGAATAAAAATGGCAGCCACCTTGGTAGATGCCCTACAATCGCTCAACGATCCGAGATTGGGCGTTTGGGCGAATCCTGTAGAGACGCCCATCGTATTGGATCCGAATGCCGCAGGGGGAGACGAAATCATCGATGGGGAAAGGCACGTCTCCCAAAAACTGGTCGATGATCATTTGGATGTGGTCGGGGTGCCCGTAGATTTTGACAAGGACTATGTCGGTTTGCCGACCCAGATTACCTTGGGCCCTGCCTTCAATCTAAAGAAAGAGTTTAATCAGGGATCTTATAACCCCCATGTTTCGCAATTGAACGATATCTATAAAGATGCCAGCGGGCCTTTGTTGCAAAGCCGTTTGAGTTCTGCGGCCGAGGTGCATTTTATTTGGGCGGAAGCGGCCCTGAAGGGCTGGGCATCGGGAGGCGCGGAGAGCCACTATAACCAGGGTATAAAACAATCCTTTGAGGCCTGGGGGGTGGGAGGTGAATATGACGATTACATTTCGGGGGAAGCGGCCTACGGAGGAACCTTGGAAGATATCATAGAACAAAAATGGATTGCCAGTTGGTCGTCCGCAGCCCAATCTTGGTTCGATTATAGAAGAACCGGCCTTCCCGATTTGCAGACCGGACCGACTGCCAAACGTGCCGCATTGCCCTTGCGGTTCTATTATCATATCGATGAGATAGACAATAACAGCGCCAATGCGGAATCCGCAATTGAAAAATTGCAACCTACCTCGTTTAAGGGTGAGGATAGCAGCAACAACAGTGCGTGGTCTAAAATGTGGTTGCTACAGGGTACGAATCAACCGTATTGA